Proteins encoded together in one Felis catus isolate Fca126 chromosome B3, F.catus_Fca126_mat1.0, whole genome shotgun sequence window:
- the LYSMD2 gene encoding lysM and putative peptidoglycan-binding domain-containing protein 2 isoform X2 has product MEQIKRANKLFTNDCIFLKKTLNIPVISEKPLLFNGLNSIDSPENETVDSSFSHEEEPAAAGEDLSPSSPQESDVQPVQPEEVSARDFLQRLDLQIKLSTQAAKKLKEESRDEESPYAASLYHS; this is encoded by the exons atgGAGCAGATTAAAAGGGCAAATAAACTGTTTACGAATGATTGTATATTTCTGAAGAAAACTTTGAACATCCCAGTTATATCAGAGAAGCCTTTGTTGTTTAATGGACTTAACTCAATAGATTCTCCAGAAAATGAAACTGTTGATAGCAGTTTTTCTCATGAAGAAGAGCCAGCAGCAGCTGGAGAAGACCTCTCTCCTTCCAGTCCTCAAGAATCTGATGTTCAGCCTGTACAACCTGAAGAAGTGTCAGCTAGAGATTTCCTGCAGAGACTAGACTTGCAGATTAAGTTGTCAACACAGGCAGCCAAGAAACTAAAGGAAGAGAGCAG agatgaagaaagtcCTTATGCAGCTTCCCTCTATCACAGTTAG